In the Silvanigrella aquatica genome, ATCGTAGCAATTATGAATTACTTCAGATTGTAAATCAGATAATTTAAGGTACTCATCAGTAGATTTTTGTTGGAGCAGCATCATAACTTGAAAAATTGGATTTCTACTGGTATCTCTTTGAATATCCAAAATTTCTAAAAGTTTTTCAAAAGGAATATCTTGATTATTATACGCATCTGAACAGTTTTGTTTAACTTGTTCTAAAAAATCGATATAAGTTTGATTAACAGTTATTTTATTACGAATAACTATTGTATTTGCAAAAAAACCAATTATAGATTTCATACGTTCATTGCTTCTATTCGCAATAGGAGTCCCAACAATTATATCATCTTGATTTGAATATCTATGAAGAAGTATGTTTAACCCAGAGAGTAGTACCATAAAAAGTGTAGCACTGTTATTTTTTCCAATATTTTTTAGAGACTCTGATAGTTCTCCTTCTAATTCAAAATAAAAACTTTTTCCAACATGCTTTGCAACTAATGGGCGTTGATAATCAGTTTTTAGCTCTAATTGAGAATAATTAGAAAGAGTTTTTTCCCAAAATTTGATTTGTTCCTTAAAGGAGCTTTCTTGTATTAATTTCTTTTGATAAAGTGAAAATTCTGAATATTGATAGTTTAAAGGATTTAAATTTTTTACAATATTATTATTTAATCTATTATAAATTATACTTAGTTCATCAAATAATATATTTATTGACCAACCATCTGTTATAATATGATGTTGATTTATAAATAAAATATGTTCTCTTTCAGTCAATTTATATAGTTTTACTGTAAAAAGAGGTCCAACTGCTAAATCGAATAAGCTGTGAGACTCTTGTTTTAGTATTGAATCAATTTCCGACTCTTGTATAATATGAACATTTAAATCAATTAAGTAAGGAGGAAGTGAAAATTGTTGAGGGTTTGATTGTTCATCAAGCCTAAAAACTGAACGGAGACTTTGATGTCTTTCTATTAAAATATTAAATGATTTTTCTAAATTTTTAATATTAATTAAGCCCGTCAATTTGATTGCTAAGGGGACATTATAAATTCCTGCCTCATATTGTTCAAGGAACCAAATTCTTTGTTGTGTGAAGGAAAGTATTCCAATATGATTATCATCAAATTTATCTTTACAATTATACATATCAATAGAGTTTTTTTGAGGAAAAAGATGACTCGCTAGTGCAATCGGGGTTGGATAGTTAAAAATAATTGAAACTGGACAGGATACAGATAAAACTTGTTGAATATTATGTATTGCTTGATTTGCAGTTAAGGAATCTCCACCTAGTTCAAAAAAATTGTCATTGATGTCGATTGATGAAATACCAAGATATTGGCTCCATATTTTTGCAATTTCAATTGCAAAGTCATTTTTGCTCATTACGTTACTATTATTTGCGACAAAAATCTTCTTTTCATCTTTTGAATTTAATGATTTAACTTCGATAAAATTTAATTTTTCAATCCAATATTTTTCGTGTTGAAAAGGATAAGTAGGTAGAGAGACTTTTTTACCAGAAAAATTTGTATTATATATTTTCCAATTAATTAAAATTCCTGAAAGCCACATTTTTGCTAATAAAATAGAAATGTTTAAGCTATAATCAGTGTTTTTACCCTTTGGATGAGGATGTAAATTTAATATCGAAAGATCGAAATAATTTTCACTGTTTTTTTCTAACTTATCTAAAAAAATCGATTGTGAATCAATATTTAAAAATAAATACTTTTCGAAGTTTCTATTTATAAAGTCTAAACCAGAATGCGGTTTTGATGATTCTAAAATATATTTAGTCCAGTATTTATAGTTTTTTGCATCTTCTGAGGTAATTAATTCAGATGCATAAGGAGATATTAAAGCCGTTTTGGGTTCAAAGAATGATATTTCTAATATATCATCAATATGATTTGGCAATAATTTGGAATTGTATGCTACTAATTTAAGGCCATCAGTTAGAGAAAAAACCTCAGCCAAACAAGCTGCAGCATATATTCCAGTACTATGAGAGATTAAAACATCGGGTTTAGCACCCAATTCGATCCATAATTTCCCCATAGCATATTCAAAAATAAATAATATTAATGTTTTTATTTCAGAATAATTTGTTAATGAATGTTTGTTTTTAAAATCAAATGGAATTTCTATATGACTGAATAAATTTGGATATAAAATTGTTCGAATATCAATTTTAATCATTTCTTTCACAAGGCAGGAACATGTATCAATTGTTTCTCTAAATACAGAATAATTCTGATATAAATTCCAAGACATATTAATGTAATAATCGTGATTTCCTAAGAAAACAAATGCAACCTGAGGAACATTATTTACTCTGGATTCTGATAGAAACATGTCTTGAGAGCTTGTTTTTTTTGGATTAAAAATTAATTCATTTCGATCTTTTGCTATTATGACTGAGCGAAAAGAGAAAGGGCATCTCCCTGTTTGATACGTATAAGCAGTATCTTCTAGGCTCACTTCAGGATTATTTTCAAGAAAATGAAATAAATTAAGGCGCATTTTTTCTAAGGACTTGGGATTTTTAGCTGATAATGGAATAATTTTCCATTCGTGTTCCTTTAATTCAGTATGAGAAATTATTTTTGAAGGGGCTTCTTCGAGAACCAGATGAACATTTGTTCCGCCAATACCAAATGAACTGAGTCCTGCACGTCTTGGTAAGTTTCCTTCCTTTTCCCATTTTTTTAGCTTAGTATTAACATAAAATGGGCTATTCAAAAAATCAATTTCAGGATGTGGTGAAGAAAAATGAAGAGATGGAGGCAATTGTTTGTGTGTAAAGCACAGAGCTGTTTTTATCAATCCAGCAACACCCGCGGTAGCGTCAAGATGTCCTATATTTGTTTTTACAGATCCAAGAGCACAATATTGTTTTTTCTTAGTTTTTTCCTTAAATGCTTCTATTAAACCCGCAAGCTCAATTGGGTCTCCTTTTTTTGTGCCTGTTCCATGAGCTTCGACATAGCTAATTGTTTCGGGTGATATTCCAGCTATAGCTTGCGCTTCTGCAATGACAGATGATTGTCCACGAGTACTAGGTGCCGTATACCCAATTTTACGATTGCCATCATTATTTATGGCAAAACCTTTTATTACTGTATAAATAGTATCTTTATCAGTAATTGCTTCCTCTAAGCGTTTCAATACAACGATACCAACGCCATTTCCAGGTACTGTTCCGTTAGCTTCCGCATCAAAGGCCTTACAATGTCCATCCGGGGATAAAATCATCCCATTTTGGTATAAATAACCTGTTTTTATTGGCATTTCAATTGTAGCTGCTCCTGCAAGAGCAACATCACATTGATAAGTAATTAAATTTTGACAAGCTTGAGCAATTGCAAGAAGTGAGGTGGAACAACCAGATTGTATAGTATAACTCGGTCCAGTAAAGTTCAATTTATAAGAAACGCGTGTACTGAAAAAATCACTTCCATTATTAATGTTCAATTGATAATTGCTAACATGTTTTTTTACTTCTTCATTTTGAGCTAAGTTTTGTTGATAATAGCTATTTGAGCCTAATCCAGAGACTCCCGCTATGACACTTATACGTCCTGCTTCATTTTCTGAATAATAACCGGCATTTTCTAAGGCCTCCCAAGCGCATTCTAAAAAAACTCTATGCTGGGGATCCATTGTCTCAGCTTCACGTGGAGAAATATTAAAAAAATTCGCATCAAATAATTCAGCACCTTCCAAATATCCTTTTGCTCTCACATAATTTTCATTCTCTAAGAGCTCTGTGCTGACACCATTGTTTAATAGTTCTTCTAATGAAAAAGTGGAAATGGATTCCTTTCCTAGACAAAGATTTTCCCAAAATTCATTTATGTTTTTGGCTCCAGGAAATCTTCCTGCCATACCGATAATTGCAATTGAATTAGTCATAATTGATTCTCTATATTTGTATTTACTATCTTAGCAAAGCTAATATTTCGAGCAGCTAATCTTTTCATTGCTCTACTCTCGCCCAATGAAAGTTGTGAATTAAATTCTATTTTTTGATTAGAAAAATAGTTTACCTGTTCACTGATCGTTGTGTATGTAAAAAGTTCATTTAATGGGATCGATTTTTTCAAAGAATTTTCAAGATTATTATGAAGTCTCATTAATAATAAAGAGTTTCCTCCAATATCGAAAAAATTATCATTTATATCAATTTTATTTGTTTCTAATGTTAATTTCCAGGAGTTAAAAATGATATTTGTTAGACTATCTTTTTCTGAAATTAAAGAATTTAAGTATGAACTTTGAGTAGAAATATTTGTATATTCAAATAAAATTGATAATGGTATTTCTTTCTTTAAAAGATTTTCTAATTTAGAATGTAGTCTCATTAATAATAAAGAATCTCCACCAATATCAAAGAAATTATTGTCAGAATTAATATTTCCTAATTCTAGTATTTCTTGCCATATTTTAAGAACTTCATTTTCAATGTTAAACTTCTTTTCTGATTCCAAATTTCTATTATTTTCACTTAGCTCAATTTTATGTTGAATAGGATCAGGTAGAGCATTGTAATCAACTTTTCCAGTCCTTGTGAGAGGAATTGAATCAAGTTCCATAAATAATCCTGGAATCATATACTGAGGTAACTTTTGCTTCAAATAGCTTATTATTTCTTCTTGGTCTACAAATTTATTGTTATTCTGAACAAAGTAAGCTATAATAATTTTTCTTTTTTCAGAATTTTCTTTTAATTTTACAGCGCATCTTTGTATGCCTGGATGAGCTGATAAACAAATTTCGATTTCCTTTAGTTCAATTCGATAACCACGAAGTTTAACCTGTTGATCAATTCTACCAACGATTTCAATATCGCCATTATCTAAATAACAAGCAAGGTCACCAGTACGATATAAAAATGTGTCAAAATTTTTATTTTCTGCATAAGGATTTAAAATAAATTTAGTATTATTTAACTCGATATTATTAAGATAACCACGAGCTACTCCAGGTCCACTAATGCATAATTCACCACTAACTCCAGCAGGAAGTAATTCTAAATAGTCATTTAAAATATAACATTTTGCACCTGAAATTGGTTTACCAATTGGAATTGATGAAGCATTATCTAATAAAGATTTGACAACAAAATATGTCGAAAAAGTCGTGCATTCAGTAGGACCATAAATATTATTAACTATTAGATTCTTTGCCTGTGTACTATCAATAAGAGTTTTTATTAAATCTGGCCTAGCTGCCTCACCGCCAATATATAATTTTCTTAGTTTATAGAATACTGAAATGTCTTGACTGGCGAGTTCATTGAATAATCCTGTCGTTAGAAATGATATAGAAATTTTATTCTGAGAAATATAATTAGCTAATGATTGTGGTTGAAGCAATACATTTTTATCAACGACACATGATACAGCACCATTTAGTAGTGCTCCCCAAATTTCAAAAGTTGAAGCATCGAAAAATATTTTTGATGCTTGCATGATCCGATCTTCAGGTATTATTGTAACATAATTTGTATTTTTAACTAAGCGGGTGACGCCTTTATGTTCTATTTTAACTCCCTTTGGTCTTCCTGTTGTGCCTGAGGTATACATAACATAGGCTAAATCTTGTGGGCAATTAATATTAGATAAATTTTGATTTTTATCTACTTCAAGTTTTTGATTATGAACATCTTCAATTAGGATGATTTTATAATTATTTTTTTGTAAAAAGGAATTTTTTATCAATAATTTTTCTTGTGTAATTACTATTGGAGCTTTGGTATCATCGATTATATATTTTATTCTCTCAATAGGATCTTCAGGATCAATCGGAACAAATGCCCCACCTGCTTTTAATATTGCAAGAAATGAAATATAAACATCAATATTTTTATCCATGAAAACAATTATTAAGTTATCTTTTTGAAATTTTTTTGCAAACAAATCTTGAAATATTTTTCTTATATTATGTCCAAGATAATTTGATTTTTTATTTAAATCTNNNNNNNNNNNNNNNNNNNNNNNNNTTAAGTACAATCCTAAAGTCCATTCCATTTTCTGAAAGTAAAATAGTAACATAATTTTCTTTAGGAATTGAGAAATAATCAATATTTTTAACAATATTAATAGCTAATGGTATTGATTTTTTGCAATTACTTTTTTCTGTTAATAAGGAATCATTTTGAAGAAATTCAATTAAAGAAGATTTATATATATTTAAATTTTCTAATTCATTTTTTACATAATTACATGATTCTTTAAAATTTAATTTTGAATTTAAATGTATTTTTAATATAATATTTTTTGAATTGAGTGAAGAATCTTTGGATAATAAATCCAGGGATTCTTCGTGATTATAGCAAATATAAAATTCTTTATAATTATTAATTTTAGAAAAATAAATAAGCAGTACGGTTAATATAGCTTCATAATTATAATATTTACTATCAATTTTCATTATCTTATTTGAGTTAAATATTTTTAATTTTTCGCTAGATATTTCTTTCCCAATTTCATAATAATTGTGATTTATTTTAGGTAAATATGGAAAATTTAAAAACTCCGCCTCGTTAAGTCTTGTTAACCAAAAATTTTTACTTAAGAATTTTTTTTCATCAAATTTAATTTGAGATAATTTATTCATATTGGTGTGATTCATAACTTGTTTTTCCAATCTAACTGTTACTGAATATTTTTAATTTTTCACGAGGCAGTAATATTTTAAAACATAATACTATTACGTTATTTAGTCATTCCAAATTGCAGTTACATCGTTATTATCGCAGATAGTCCAGACATGATTTATTTTTCCTTCATGAAAGTGCTTAATAATAATTAAATTCATGCTGATTTTTTTATTATCTTGTATGCGAACCATAGTTCTGCATAGTCTCGTAGCTGTCTTATTTTCAGTAATGATCATGTCTTCAATTTTTGTTTCAATAGAAGTATATAGTTTTGTTACTGTAGCAACCCCAGTTATCAAGTCTGTGAGTGTAAGCTCACGAGAATTAAAGTAGCCTTTTACATCAGGATGGTAGTATTTACTTATTTCATCCGATTTGCCTTCAGCAAAAATTGTTGTGTATAGATTCATTAAAATTTTTTTCTTATTTTCCATAAATAAATCCTTTAAAATAATTATGATCTTTAATTTTGCATTAAAGTATATAAAGCTTAATTGCTATGAAGTTAAGAGATTTTTTTATTTTCTCTTAGAATATTTTAGTTAAATATTAAAAATAATAAAGTCAATTTTGATAGATTTCCATAATCTAAAATTTAATATTTTATATTTGTATAAAAAATTACTAATTTATTTTAATTATAAAATATATATATAAATATAAAAATATTTTTTATATTTTATAATATAATATGGAAAGTTGAAATTTTTAAAATCTCTTTTATAAATGTATATTAACATATATAATAACCGAACCTGAATTTTCTAGTTCGCCGTGTTTTAGTTATTTGCAAACGGATTTTCTAACAGGTGTGATTCCAACTTCACACGTTAATGTCGTTTTAGTGGCACCAAAAGGTTCAGGAAGAATTGTGCGCTCTGTATTTCAACAAGGTAAAGGAATTAATTCCAGTTACACTTTGTATCAAAATTTTACGAAAAAAGCAGAAGAAAAGGCGTTAGCATTTGGAATTGGAATAGGATCGGGCTACTTATTTTAAACCACATTTAAACATGAAGTTTATAGCGATCTTTGCGGTGAAAGAGGCATATTAATGAGGGCACTGGCAGGAAGCATTGCGGCACAATATGAAGTCTTAAGAAAAAATGGTTATTCACCAAGCGCAGCTTTTAAAGTGTCTCTTCCGGTGAAGAAGCGCGCGTTGTTATTTCATCAAACAGCAAATCGGATTATAAAGAAAAATTGAATGAAGAATTAGTCAGATTAAGTAACGAAGAAATTAGGCAAGTTTTGAAAACAGTCCGTAAACTCCATCCCTAAATTAATTGTAAAGAAGAGTTGCTATATGAATTGCAAATTAAATAAATACAGTTCACGAATAACAGAGCTGGCATCACAGGGAGCTTCTCAAGCTATGCTTTATGCCACAGGTCTCAATGACGAGGATTTTTTAAAACCTCAAATTGGCATTGTGAGTATGTGGTATGAAGGAAACCCTTGCAATATGCATCTTTTAAGTCTTTCGGAAAAAGTGAAAGAGGGGGTTACAGAAGCGGGCTTGGTGGGTATGCGGTTTAATACTATTGGTGTTAGTGATGGCATTTCTATGGGTACAGAGGGTATGAGCTATTCGCTGCAGTCGCGCGATCTGATTGCAGATTCTATTGAAACCGTAGTTTCAGCGCAGTGGTATGATGGCTGCCTTGCCATTCCAGGGTGCGATAAAAACTTGCCCGGTTGTTTGATCGCATTAGGGCGTTTAAATCGACCTGGATTTCTTATTTATGGCGGAACCATTCAGCCAGGCAGTATAAATAACCAACCCATTGATATTGTCTCTGCTTTTCAATGTTACGGAGAATATCTTGCAGGAAAAATAAATGATGTGCAACGAAAGGCGATTATTAAAAAAGCCTGTCCTGGTGCAGGTGCATGCGGGGGAATGTATACGGCAAATACCATGGCGTGTGCCGTTGAAGCTATGGGAATGAGTTTACCTTATAGTTCTTCAATTCCTGCAAAGGATTCTTTAAAATTAAAAGAATGTTTTCAAAGTGGTTTTGCCATTAAAAAATTATTAGAAAAAGAAATAAAACCGCGCGATATTATGACGCCCAAGGCATTTGAAAATGCAATGGTACTTATCACTATTCTAGGAGGTTCTACCAATGCCGTTTTACATTTATTGGCAGTCGCAAAGTCTGTAGGAGTTCCTTTAAATTTAGATGATTTTCAAAATATAAGTAACAGAATACCTGTGCTTGCCGATTTTAAACCCAGTGGCAAATATACTATGGCCGATTTACATCATTGTGGTGGGACACCCGCTGTAA is a window encoding:
- a CDS encoding non-ribosomal peptide synthetase, giving the protein DLNKKSNYLGHNIRKIFQDLFAKKFQKDNLIIVFMDKNIDVYISFLAILKAGGAFVPIDPEDPIERIKYIIDDTKAPIVITQEKLLIKNSFLQKNNYKIILIEDVHNQKLEVDKNQNLSNINCPQDLAYVMYTSGTTGRPKGVKIEHKGVTRLVKNTNYVTIIPEDRIMQASKIFFDASTFEIWGALLNGAVSCVVDKNVLLQPQSLANYISQNKISISFLTTGLFNELASQDISVFYKLRKLYIGGEAARPDLIKTLIDSTQAKNLIVNNIYGPTECTTFSTYFVVKSLLDNASSIPIGKPISGAKCYILNDYLELLPAGVSGELCISGPGVARGYLNNIELNNTKFILNPYAENKNFDTFLYRTGDLACYLDNGDIEIVGRIDQQVKLRGYRIELKEIEICLSAHPGIQRCAVKLKENSEKRKIIIAYFVQNNNKFVDQEEIISYLKQKLPQYMIPGLFMELDSIPLTRTGKVDYNALPDPIQHKIELSENNRNLESEKKFNIENEVLKIWQEILELGNINSDNNFFDIGGDSLLLMRLHSKLENLLKKEIPLSILFEYTNISTQSSYLNSLISEKDSLTNIIFNSWKLTLETNKIDINDNFFDIGGNSLLLMRLHNNLENSLKKSIPLNELFTYTTISEQVNYFSNQKIEFNSQLSLGESRAMKRLAARNISFAKIVNTNIENQL
- a CDS encoding type I polyketide synthase gives rise to the protein MTNSIAIIGMAGRFPGAKNINEFWENLCLGKESISTFSLEELLNNGVSTELLENENYVRAKGYLEGAELFDANFFNISPREAETMDPQHRVFLECAWEALENAGYYSENEAGRISVIAGVSGLGSNSYYQQNLAQNEEVKKHVSNYQLNINNGSDFFSTRVSYKLNFTGPSYTIQSGCSTSLLAIAQACQNLITYQCDVALAGAATIEMPIKTGYLYQNGMILSPDGHCKAFDAEANGTVPGNGVGIVVLKRLEEAITDKDTIYTVIKGFAINNDGNRKIGYTAPSTRGQSSVIAEAQAIAGISPETISYVEAHGTGTKKGDPIELAGLIEAFKEKTKKKQYCALGSVKTNIGHLDATAGVAGLIKTALCFTHKQLPPSLHFSSPHPEIDFLNSPFYVNTKLKKWEKEGNLPRRAGLSSFGIGGTNVHLVLEEAPSKIISHTELKEHEWKIIPLSAKNPKSLEKMRLNLFHFLENNPEVSLEDTAYTYQTGRCPFSFRSVIIAKDRNELIFNPKKTSSQDMFLSESRVNNVPQVAFVFLGNHDYYINMSWNLYQNYSVFRETIDTCSCLVKEMIKIDIRTILYPNLFSHIEIPFDFKNKHSLTNYSEIKTLILFIFEYAMGKLWIELGAKPDVLISHSTGIYAAACLAEVFSLTDGLKLVAYNSKLLPNHIDDILEISFFEPKTALISPYASELITSEDAKNYKYWTKYILESSKPHSGLDFINRNFEKYLFLNIDSQSIFLDKLEKNSENYFDLSILNLHPHPKGKNTDYSLNISILLAKMWLSGILINWKIYNTNFSGKKVSLPTYPFQHEKYWIEKLNFIEVKSLNSKDEKKIFVANNSNVMSKNDFAIEIAKIWSQYLGISSIDINDNFFELGGDSLTANQAIHNIQQVLSVSCPVSIIFNYPTPIALASHLFPQKNSIDMYNCKDKFDDNHIGILSFTQQRIWFLEQYEAGIYNVPLAIKLTGLINIKNLEKSFNILIERHQSLRSVFRLDEQSNPQQFSLPPYLIDLNVHIIQESEIDSILKQESHSLFDLAVGPLFTVKLYKLTEREHILFINQHHIITDGWSINILFDELSIIYNRLNNNIVKNLNPLNYQYSEFSLYQKKLIQESSFKEQIKFWEKTLSNYSQLELKTDYQRPLVAKHVGKSFYFELEGELSESLKNIGKNNSATLFMVLLSGLNILLHRYSNQDDIIVGTPIANRSNERMKSIIGFFANTIVIRNKITVNQTYIDFLEQVKQNCSDAYNNQDIPFEKLLEILDIQRDTSRNPIFQVMMLLQQKSTDEYLKLSDLQSEVIHNCYDTSQFDLTFHLCEKKSGLTCRIEYNTSLFREETIAKIKTHFKNILCCIAENPDTKISSIQLQSKLEIQELLYNRNKTEELCFKNKTIHQLFAEQVAKTPDLIAVYFEDNQITYRELDLISNKYSFFINEKYYEHYQKNILNDSLIGICLDRSLEMVIVLLAILKTGAAYVPLDSTYPEKRLKGIIEDSKITLIISEEKILNNKFFLNQYNNIIVLLNDFNKNEYNESFPTSQNISSANDLAYVLYTSGSTGLPKGVMIEHASVTNLLQDFRKKLHISSENCLISGTSINFDISVLEIFLPLISGAKLRFLSHIEARDPEKFAFYIKENSNCIVQATPSVWSMLVDLLSNSTPKDMITLVGGEQLNESLAKKLLNLSRKVWNVYGPTETTIWSTYNELLVSTDYKIIGNCFANTQIYILNDNLNLVPDGVIGELHISGNGLARGYLNQPKLTSEKFIDNPFMSSIENSRIYKTGDLVRWLEDKGLEYIGRSDSQVKILGHRIEISEIEHALSKHEFIEKCICNVHSYNEQKQIIAYYIPVISENKIPDSEREFSAILKTYLAQELVEYMIPYFFIKLSEFPLTSNKKIDRNKLPPPNYNKLINITPNSIPQNKVEDLIASIWCEVLSLQKVDIDTSFFTLGGNSLLITKVHYRLNKIGYKVSIIDLFKYPTIRLISLEIEKLNSISSSEINISQTKKMPKRSFLSYKDRINSKNNNGLN
- the ilvD gene encoding dihydroxy-acid dehydratase, whose amino-acid sequence is MNCKLNKYSSRITELASQGASQAMLYATGLNDEDFLKPQIGIVSMWYEGNPCNMHLLSLSEKVKEGVTEAGLVGMRFNTIGVSDGISMGTEGMSYSLQSRDLIADSIETVVSAQWYDGCLAIPGCDKNLPGCLIALGRLNRPGFLIYGGTIQPGSINNQPIDIVSAFQCYGEYLAGKINDVQRKAIIKKACPGAGACGGMYTANTMACAVEAMGMSLPYSSSIPAKDSLKLKECFQSGFAIKKLLEKEIKPRDIMTPKAFENAMVLITILGGSTNAVLHLLAVAKSVGVPLNLDDFQNISNRIPVLADFKPSGKYTMADLHHCGGTPAVMKMLLHQGLLHGDCITATGETLAENLNKVPDLSRDQKIIHSFENPIKQTGHLQILKGNLAPEGAVAKVTGKEGLHFRGKARVFNSEEEMLAALEKRKIFKGDVVVIRYEGPKGGPGMPEMLGPTSAIMGAGLGKDVALITDGRLSGGSHGFIIGHISPEAQVGGLIALVEDDDYITIDIDENLIHLEVSEELLQKRKSVWKMPEYKVIQGTLYKYIKNVSSASMGCITDA
- a CDS encoding ester cyclase; translation: MENKKKILMNLYTTIFAEGKSDEISKYYHPDVKGYFNSRELTLTDLITGVATVTKLYTSIETKIEDMIITENKTATRLCRTMVRIQDNKKISMNLIIIKHFHEGKINHVWTICDNNDVTAIWND